In the genome of Mesorhizobium sp. NBSH29, the window CACGTTGGTGCGCTTCGCCAGTTCGCGTTTGTTAACTGTGGCGGCCGACAACGACCTTCTGCCGGTGCCACTGCGCCGTGTCGAGCGCCAACTCGGCGGCGCCCTGTCTTGGGCCGGGCCTCAACCGGTTGGCGAGTTTCCCAAAAACAGCCCCTTTTCATCGCTACCGTCTCCGAGCGATGTTACCGTCAACCGCCAGTTGTTGGCCGAGCCGACGCCTGATCTAGTCGACCATAGCTGGGCAACGCTGGCAGATGGCACTCCGCTTGTGACAGGCGATAAACGCGGCAAGGGCATGCTAGTGCTGTTTCACGTAACCCCTGAAGCAAGCTGGTCGACTTTGCCGATCTCCGGCACCTTCGTTGAAATGCTACGTCGCATCGTCCAGCTCTCGCGCAATCAGGGCATCGGCGCTGTACAGGGTCAGGCGGCGACAACGCTGCCACCCTACCGTATGATCGCAGCCAATGGCGCCATCGTACCACCCGAGAATGACACACGCCCATTGGCGGTCGGCACAGAAGCCCAGCCCGTCAGCATCGACAATCCGCCCGGGCTTTATGGCGGAGAAGAGGGTGTGGTAGCCCACAATCTCCTCGCCTCCGACGCCACGTTGACGCCCCTTGTCCAGCCGAAATTCACTGTTCCTGTTTCCGTTCTGCGCTATGCTCAAAATGAGGCGCGGGACCTGAAAGCGCCTTTGATGACCGCGGCTGTTCTGTTGTTCATCGTCGACACCGTGATCATGTTCTGGATGGCTGGCGTTACGACCCGGCTGCGGCGCACACGCATGGCTGGCGGTACGGCAGCGCTCGTCATCGCAACCCTGCTTGCAATATCGGTCGACCATGCGCACGCGGATGATACTCGCCCCGACGATCAGATCGCAATCGAGGCCATCAGCAAAACCCATCTCGCCTACGTCATCACTGGTGTCCCTGGGGTAGATTCGGTCAGTCGGGCCGGACTTGAGGGTCTGACCCGATTTCTTGTCGAAAAGACAGCTCTTGAGCCCGGAGCGCCGGCAGGCGTACGCATCGATCGCGATGAGCTGGCGTTTTATCCGCTGATCTACTGGCCGATAGACCCGGCAGCCCCGATGCCCGATCCTGCCTCCATCGCCCGCGTGGAAACCTACATGCAGCAGGGCGGCAGCGTCCTCTTCGACACCCGCGACCAATATTCAACAGGCTTTGGCGGCGGTGCTGCCAGCCCGGCGACTGAGCGGCTTCGCGAAATACTGGCGGGGCTCAACGTGCCGCCACTCGAGCCCGTGCCAGCAGACCATGTGCTAACAAAATCGTTCTTCATTCTCGAGCAGTTTCCGGGCCGTTTCAATGGCGGACCTCTCTGGGTCGAAGCCTCACTGGAAGCCACGAACAGTGCTAACCGGCCTGTGCGCACGGGCGACGGTGTTTCACCGATCCTCATCACAGCCAACGATCTCGCCGGCGCTTGGGCCATTGACGCGACCGGCGCGCCTTTGCTGCCGACGGTATCTTCCGACCCGATGCAACGCATCTACGCCCTGCGAACTGGCGTGAACATCGTCATGTACATGCTGACCGGCAACTATAAATCCGATCAGGTTCATGTTCCCGCGCTGCTTGAACGGTTGGGACAATAATATGAACTGGTCGATCGCGCTCGAACCGCTTCTGTCCTGGCCATGGTTTGCAGCAATGATGGTGCCGTTGGCGCTGCTTGTGCTTGGTGGCCTCTTGCTCGGGCTGCGCGGTTCGGCGTTCCGGCTTGCCGCGGTGACGGCATTGGCCGCAGCGCTTCTCAACCCGGTTATCCTTGATGAACAGCGTGAATCGTTGAAAAGCGTAGTCGCAATCGTTGTCGACCGCAGCCAAAGCCAGGATATCGGCAACCGCCGCGAACAAACGGATGCGGCCCTTGCAGGCCTTAAAGAGCGGCTTGCGCAGTTTGAGCAATTCGAACTGCGCGTAGTTGAAGCAGGCAACATCGGTCCGGTGGCTGAACACACTGAAACTCGCCTGTTCGGCGCCCTCGACGGCGTGCTGCACGACGTCCCGCCCTCACGCGTTGCCGGCGCGATCATGATTACCGACGGCCAGGTGCACGATGTCCCCGATGGCAAACCGGATTTTTCGGCCCCGCTGCACGCCTTGATCACTGGCGACAACCAGGAAAAAGACCGCCGCATCCGCTTCGAAAAAGCCCCGCGCTTCGGCATTGTCGGCAAACCGCTGGAATTGACATTTCGGGTGCTCGCGACAGACGGAGATACCGGCAGTGTCGATGTACGGATCTCGGTCAATGGCGAGCAGAGATCCATCCAACGCGCTGTAATAGGCAGCGAAACTCCGCTTGAGATTGTTGTTCCTGGCGCTGGCAGCAACATTGTGGAACTGGCAATCGACAAAGCGCCGGACGAAATCACCGACACCAACAACCGCGCTATCGCTCAGATCGACGGTATCCGCGAAAACCTGCGCGTCCTTCTGGTTTCCGGTGAGCCGCATGCCGGTGAGCGCACATGGCGCAACCTGCTGAAGTCCGATGCCTCTGTCGACCTCGTTCATTTCACCATCCTGCGCCCGCCAGAGAAGCAGGATGGCACGCCAATCAACGAATTGTCGCTGATTGCCTTTCCAACGCGCGAGCTGTTCGTCGAGAAGATCAACGAGTTCGATCTGATCATCTTCGACCGCTATCAGCACCGCGACGTGCTGCCGATCCTGTACTATGATTACATTGCAGAATACGTCGAAAAAGGCGGAGCACTTCTGATCGCGGCCGGCCCCGAATATGCCGGAGAACAATCGATTGCGCGCACGCCTCTGATTTCGGCTCTTCCCGGAATGCCGTCCGGCGAGGTGCTTGAAAAAGGATTTTTTCCGCGCCTGACCGAGACCGGAAAACGACACCCGGTTACCCGTGGTCTTGAAGGCTCCGCGACCGAGCCGCCCAACTGGAGTCGCTGGTTCCGTCTCATCGGCATCGACCGCCCGCAAGGTGAAGTGGTGATGAGCGGCGTCGACGATAAACCGCTTCTGGTGCTGAACAGAAAAGGCGAAGGCCGCGTCGGCATGTTCCTCTCCGACCAGGGCTGGCTGTGGGCGCGCGGGTTTGAAGGCGGTGGCCCACATGTGGCACTCTACCGGCGCATTGCCCACTGGTTAATGAAAGAACCGGAACTAGAAGAAGAAAGGTTGACCGCAGGCAGCCGCGGCATGACGCTCGACGTCAGGCGCCAGACCATGCGCGAAGATCCGGGTCCGGCTCAGGTGATCACACCGTCAGGCAAGACGTTCGATGTGCCGCTGCAATCCCAGTCGGCGGGCGTCTTTTCCGGCAGCTCTCAAGTCGAGGAGATCGGCCTTTACCAGATCGGCAATGGCGACCTGAAAGCGTTGGCCCATGTCGGTCCCATCAACGCGCCTGAATTTTCCGACACCGTCTCGACGACCAACATCCTACGGCCGATCACTGACGCCAATGACGGAAGCGTGCGCCGCATCGGCGGGACCTCACAGATTGCACTTCCCGGCATCGTGCCTGTGCGCGCTGCGGGAGATGCATCAGGCCGCGACTGGATCGGACTCCGGACAACGGGTGACAGCGTGTTGAGGTCTGTGTCTCGAGTGCCGCTCTTCACCGGGCTTCTGGGGCTCGCCGTCCTGCTGATGGCTCTAGGGTCGATGTGGTACCGAGAAGGCCGCTGACCCTTTGGGTTAAGGTTTAGTGCCCACATCCTCGTGATCGATGATGCCGGCTAGCTTCGCTACCGCGCCAGAAGAAAACTCGACCGCAAGCAGGCGCCCCAGATCAACAGGCCGTGGCATCGAGACTTGGCCACGCGGAATGCGCCGGAAGCCGAGCGGCCCGTAATAAGGTTCGTCGCCCACCAGAAAAACCAACGGAAAACCTGCCTCCTCAGCGCCTTCCAGCGCAATCTTCACAAGCTTGCGACCAATGCCAACGCTCTTAAAGTCATGCCTCACCGCAAGTGGTCCAAGCATCAGCCCACGGCCGGGCCCGGCCGAAACGCGCGTCATCCGCACCGACGCAATAACCGCGCCTTGGTAGGTGGCCACGAAAGAAAGGGGCCGCTCGTGGGGACCATTCTCACGGATGCGGTAGGCCGCACGGGTAAAGCGCCCGGGGCCAAACGCTTCTTCGTTGATCTGGTCTATGTCGGCGTCGTGGGCCACAGTCTCGGGCAGATACACAATGTCGGCAGCGTTCATGGTCTTGGCATCCGGTGCGAAGAGGAAGGATCGCCGCGATTGAATATGCGCGGTCGAAATGCGGTCAGCGCTTTACGCGCGGGCGCCCATTCGTCGTCGGCTGGAAAAGGATGCATATGACATTTTCATCGGATAAATTCGCTACCACCAAATTTTGCGCCCGTAAACGAACAATATCCGGACGCTACCAATCCTGCCCGACTGGAATATTTTCAAACATCTCGGCCAACCGCCTCCGTGTCGCCGGCGTCGTGGTATCGGGCAGATCGCCAACAGGAAAAAACCGCGCTTCCGCGATCTCGTGGTCACGCAAACGTTCAGAAGTCTGGAGAAAGCAAGTAACCAGATAGACGGCCACATGATCCCTGCGGCTGGCCTGGCGATTAAAATGGATTGATCGCAGCTCCGGCGGCGCGAGCAATTCGATATTGCACTCTTCCTCCAGTTCCCGCTCAAGAGATGTCACCATGCTTTCGCCCGGCTCTACACCCCCGCCAGGTAGATGCCACCCGGATACATAGGTATGTCGGACCAGAAACACCGTGCCTGCATTGGCATCATGCACGACAGCGCGAACCCCGAGCGTCATCGGGCGCTGAAAAAGAAAAAACAGGTGAAACATCCGACTTCTAAGTTTTTGCCAGTTGCTCTGTCTGGACGAGAAAGTGTCGGTTCCGCCGCTCATATAGCGCTGCGCCACTGGCCTGCATGGCAAGTGTGCCCTAGAAAGAAAAAATGTTCAGGCTTGCGCATCTTTCCGACATCCACCTTGGGCCGCTCCCCGATGTATCGTACCGTGATCTCGCTTCCAAGCGTATCACCGGCTATGTGAATTGGCATCGCAACAGGAGAAAATTCCTGCATGACAGCGTCATCGACGCTATCCTGGCGGACATGAAAGCGCACGCGCCCGATCATATCGCGGTTACCGGAGACCTCGTCAATCTAGCCCTCGATATTGAAATCGATGTTGCCAAGCAGTGGTTGGAAATGGTGGGCAATCCGGACGACATTTCAGTTGTTCCGGGCAATCATGATGCCTATGTGCCGGGAGCCTTTGACAAGGTCTGTCGCGCCTGGGGGAGGTACATGGCGTCCGATGGTGCCGCTCCACCGCGAGATCGCAAAGCATTCCCCTATATGCGGGTACGCGACAATGTGGCTCTGATCGGCGTCACCTCTGCGCGGGCGACAGCGCCCTTCATGGCATCGGGCTTTTTCCGTGCGGCCCAGGCGCGTCGGTTGGGAAAATTGCTGGATGAAGCAGGCGCGAAGAACCTGTTCCGTGTGGTGATGATCCATCACCCGCCGGTGCGCAACGCGGTGCCGCAGCACAAGCGCCTGTTTGGTATTGGAAGATTCCAGAAAACCTTACTGAAGCATGGCGCCGAGTTAGTGCTTCACGGCCACTCGCACCTGCCCAGTCTCTATACGATCGCCGGAAAGGATGGACCAGTGCCGGTCGTCGGCGTGGCTGCAGCAGGCCAGTCACCGGGAGGCTCTAAGCCTGCGGCGCAGTACAATCTTCTAGAAATCTCGGGTGAGAAAGGCGGCTGGAACCTGCGTCTCACCCGTCGTGGGCTCACCGGCAGTTCGGTCCCGCCGCGCGAGATTGCGTCAATAGAACTGCTCGCACGTCCGGCTGCGCCGGAGCCGGTCAGAACGTAAGGCCAAATTCTGCCAGTTTGGTCCACAAGGTTCCGCCGCCGATCATCACACCAAGCCCCACAGCGGCACCAACCAGAACGAGCGCCAGACCGAACCAGAAGGCACTCCAGCCTCCAGACTTCTCTTCCAGATGAGGAGGTATTTCCTGAAGCGGTTCGGCTTCGTCATGCAATCCAGCTGCTTCAACGTGAGACTTTTGGGGAACCGCTTCAACCGGGGCAGACAGCGCCGCGACATCGCCTTCGAGCACGCGCTGACGTTCCACAATACGTTCAGCGACATAGCGGGTCACCTGATCGGCGACTGGCTTCATGTCCGTGGATTCTGCCAGCACGACACGACCGAGCCTTGTATCGCGCAAGAAGCGGTAGGTACGGCGGTCGCGTCCCATCGAGACATGACAGACAGCATCAATCCACAGCCGCGGCTGCAGACCCGACGAGATTACAAAGTCGAACCAGTCATTGTCGTCGGGCACATCGGCAAAGACCGGAGCCAGTTCTGAAGCTAGAAGCTCAAGCCGCATACGTTGCGCCTCTCGCATGTCAACAACAACGTCGTCTCGATCAGCCGCAACACTCTTGACCTCCCGAATGACATCAGAAAGGCGTCGCCCAGTCTCAACCTTTGCGTTTTCGCTTACGTCACTCATCGGTTGCCAACTCCCTCGAATCCGGGATTCGTTCAAACTTATGTGTTCACATTAAGGAAAATTTAACACGAAAGGCGAGCAGAATCACCCAAATGATAGGGTGTGAATAGATTCAGGCGTTACGCAGCTGTTCCAGCAATATGTCTGCGACGAAGGCGGGCTCCTCCTCGGGCAGCATATGCCCAGCCCCAGCAATGACATGCCGTGCAAATGCGGGTGGCAAATCATCCGAATGGTGGACCGGAAGAACCGCATCTAGACGACCCCATAGAACTGCCACAGGCATATTAAGCCGGGCAAGCCGGTCTCGAGGGATTACGCCTTGCCGTTCGTCGCGCGTAATGGCTGCAGCCATGGCAACCAGCGTTGCGCTTTGTCCGGCAATGGCGCGCATGGCCACCAACTCTGTCACGGTCTTGTCTTGGACTGGATGTCGCCAGCCTGTCATCATCTCCAGGCAGGCTCGAATTTCTTCGGGTGCGTGTGCCGCAGCATAGCGTCGCAGCAGCCGGCCGTTGATCTCGTCGCCGAATCCGCCAGGCGCAAGCAACGTCAATGAGGCAATAAGTTCCGATGCAGAGAGTGCCATCAGCGCAGCAACTGCGCCACCCATCGAATGACCGGCAAGATGAATGCGTTCAACCCCGCGCGCGTTGAGATCAGCCAGAATCGCTTTTGCCGCCAGCGTCGCCGGCCCCGCTTCCGGAAAATCTAGCGAGTCGCCATGGCCTGGAAGATCATAAGTCAGCATCTGCGCGTGGCTTGCGAGCGCCGATGAAACAGCTTTCCATGCCAGACGGGTACTACCGAGACCATGCAGCAATACCAGTCTCTCAATGCCGTTTCCGGTCTCGCTGCAGCTTAATTGTCCGGATGCCATGCGCGCCCTGTATCGTACGATGTCATGCTTCAGCTGTTTCCGCCAAGTCCAGCAATTCGCAGCGATCGAGTGAACCTGTCAGCCAGTGCCGGTGGGTAGTTCGCTTTCAAAAAGTAGCCCTGCGGGTCGGCAGAGAAACCAGGGTCCAAAGCTTCTAATTGCCTGGCAAGATAGCGGCATGTCACGAAGTCTGAAGCATTGTACGCAACCACCAGCCTTGCAGCGAGATACGGAGAGCGTTTGATAGTCATGAGACCGTCCGCTGCCTGAGCCGCTCCTCTTAGATCGTCCAGCATGTATTGGCCTAGAAACAATCCATAATCCCACCACGGCGCATGCGCACTCGTCAGGTCCACGGCTCGCTTCATAAGTGCTACACCCTCTGCATAAGCACCTGAAAAAACAAGTGAATTGGCGTAGGCCGCCGCCATGCTGAGATCAAATGTGTTGAGCTCGTAGGCTTTCTTCATCCATCGCATCGATTCTTCCGCGGTACCTGCACGTGAGTTGATAAAGCCATATGCGCGATGGGAGTACGGACTGGTCGGGCCCATCAGAACGCTGTTTCGAGCCAACTCCATGGCTTGCTCGGCAGTAGCATCGCGCGGATAAAAGTACCCATCGGTCACTGTCTTGAGATGTAAGGCCGCCATTTCGGAATAGACGAGCGGCGATTTGGTCCCAGCAGCAATTAGCCTCTCAAAACATTTGTACGCTTTCAGATGGCCTTCCGCCGTCTGGTTGAGATAAAAGTCGTCATTCAACAGCAAACAGTTTGTAAGGCCAAGCTGCAGATTGTTCTGTTCGATATGAGAGTAGAGAATTCCCGAAGCGGGGATGGTCGCGCTGAGCATTGCGGCTACCTGGTCATCGAGTGTGAGTGCAATCTCCGCAGCTGAGAAAGTTCGCGAAAGCAGGACTTTACTGCTTGCCTCATGCTGAAGTTCGGCAACCACGCTGCCTGACTCTGCACCGTCACTTAGTTCAAACACGAAATTAAGCTTACTGGAAAACTCGTCCACCGGGGGAGAAGCAATAAACGCTACGGTATCGAATCCGGATAAACCACGCCTCAATACTAATTCCACGCGTCTGGTTTCCTGATCCGGATGCGTTACCCGGACGAAAACCGTCGGCAAGGTTTCGATAGCGATTCTGTCGATGGCTGCCAGAGCCCGCGCTGGCTTGCCGGTCGCCGCTGTGACGATCTCGCTCGTCGCCGGAGGGGCGGCTTGATAGAGGATGAATCCCAACGCCACCACAACCATAGATACCGCGAACCATATCATCCGCAATTGAGTGAGAATTTGAATTTCCGGTAGCCGCGCTCCCCTCGTAGCTTGGAGCGCCACGGGGTGCCCGCCAACGATGCCGACCAGCCCTATGCCACCTCTCTCCTCGCTAAATTTGATAGGTTCGAGATTACTTTCAGTTTGGGGCAGCGTCCTAATCTCGTATTCCGGAACATAGCTGCCTCTAGGAACTGAGATCCTGATTTTTTCGGCAGCTCCCTCAGATGCATAATAGTGCGACAGCAAATCGCGAAGCCGACCTGCCTGCACCCTGACTACGGAATCTGTTGCGGGATCAAACTCTTCATCTTTACCGAACACGTCGACAGCGATGGAGTACCCTTTAAGACGATCAGCCTCGCCAGCCTGCTCTCGATCAACGAGATACTGAATAAACATGCGCGCTCGTTCAGAGCGTGAAAATGTTTCACTGGCGAGAAGTCTGTCGAGAGTCTCGC includes:
- a CDS encoding metallophosphoesterase family protein, producing the protein MFRLAHLSDIHLGPLPDVSYRDLASKRITGYVNWHRNRRKFLHDSVIDAILADMKAHAPDHIAVTGDLVNLALDIEIDVAKQWLEMVGNPDDISVVPGNHDAYVPGAFDKVCRAWGRYMASDGAAPPRDRKAFPYMRVRDNVALIGVTSARATAPFMASGFFRAAQARRLGKLLDEAGAKNLFRVVMIHHPPVRNAVPQHKRLFGIGRFQKTLLKHGAELVLHGHSHLPSLYTIAGKDGPVPVVGVAAAGQSPGGSKPAAQYNLLEISGEKGGWNLRLTRRGLTGSSVPPREIASIELLARPAAPEPVRT
- a CDS encoding GNAT family N-acetyltransferase — protein: MNAADIVYLPETVAHDADIDQINEEAFGPGRFTRAAYRIRENGPHERPLSFVATYQGAVIASVRMTRVSAGPGRGLMLGPLAVRHDFKSVGIGRKLVKIALEGAEEAGFPLVFLVGDEPYYGPLGFRRIPRGQVSMPRPVDLGRLLAVEFSSGAVAKLAGIIDHEDVGTKP
- a CDS encoding DUF4159 domain-containing protein, giving the protein MSWLPLSFGAPMLLWGLLALPVIWWLLRVTPPRPQTEIFPPLKILARVLRQDETSHQSPWWITLLRLVMAGLIVAALAKPVLNPKEDMPETGEALALVVDNNWTTSAEWNSHVATATRLIDEAERNSVPILLAFTSERANQQIGPFGAAEALNRLNAVKPRPVPADRKAIFDRVADAMRSMPPATLAILSDGLAGPDDEVAFNTLIATTRPANIIWATPERLDTIGLTSAINGTDRFTVTAVRATTNAAPSILTAGAFDNRGRRLGDATLTFQPGATEATGDIVVPFELRNDFASIALDGELNAGAVRVLDGSSTRRRVGLLSETPVDEARLLLSPLHYIRRAMTPFADLVEPRSPTLSAGISELLEQKPAVIVLADTGTIPDEARTELVQWMEEGGTLVRFASSRLLTVAADNDLLPVPLRRVERQLGGALSWAGPQPVGEFPKNSPFSSLPSPSDVTVNRQLLAEPTPDLVDHSWATLADGTPLVTGDKRGKGMLVLFHVTPEASWSTLPISGTFVEMLRRIVQLSRNQGIGAVQGQAATTLPPYRMIAANGAIVPPENDTRPLAVGTEAQPVSIDNPPGLYGGEEGVVAHNLLASDATLTPLVQPKFTVPVSVLRYAQNEARDLKAPLMTAAVLLFIVDTVIMFWMAGVTTRLRRTRMAGGTAALVIATLLAISVDHAHADDTRPDDQIAIEAISKTHLAYVITGVPGVDSVSRAGLEGLTRFLVEKTALEPGAPAGVRIDRDELAFYPLIYWPIDPAAPMPDPASIARVETYMQQGGSVLFDTRDQYSTGFGGGAASPATERLREILAGLNVPPLEPVPADHVLTKSFFILEQFPGRFNGGPLWVEASLEATNSANRPVRTGDGVSPILITANDLAGAWAIDATGAPLLPTVSSDPMQRIYALRTGVNIVMYMLTGNYKSDQVHVPALLERLGQ
- a CDS encoding tetratricopeptide repeat protein; translation: MFIQYLVDREQAGEADRLKGYSIAVDVFGKDEEFDPATDSVVRVQAGRLRDLLSHYYASEGAAEKIRISVPRGSYVPEYEIRTLPQTESNLEPIKFSEERGGIGLVGIVGGHPVALQATRGARLPEIQILTQLRMIWFAVSMVVVALGFILYQAAPPATSEIVTAATGKPARALAAIDRIAIETLPTVFVRVTHPDQETRRVELVLRRGLSGFDTVAFIASPPVDEFSSKLNFVFELSDGAESGSVVAELQHEASSKVLLSRTFSAAEIALTLDDQVAAMLSATIPASGILYSHIEQNNLQLGLTNCLLLNDDFYLNQTAEGHLKAYKCFERLIAAGTKSPLVYSEMAALHLKTVTDGYFYPRDATAEQAMELARNSVLMGPTSPYSHRAYGFINSRAGTAEESMRWMKKAYELNTFDLSMAAAYANSLVFSGAYAEGVALMKRAVDLTSAHAPWWDYGLFLGQYMLDDLRGAAQAADGLMTIKRSPYLAARLVVAYNASDFVTCRYLARQLEALDPGFSADPQGYFLKANYPPALADRFTRSLRIAGLGGNS
- a CDS encoding NUDIX domain-containing protein, which produces MSGGTDTFSSRQSNWQKLRSRMFHLFFLFQRPMTLGVRAVVHDANAGTVFLVRHTYVSGWHLPGGGVEPGESMVTSLERELEEECNIELLAPPELRSIHFNRQASRRDHVAVYLVTCFLQTSERLRDHEIAEARFFPVGDLPDTTTPATRRRLAEMFENIPVGQDW
- a CDS encoding alpha/beta fold hydrolase — translated: MASGQLSCSETGNGIERLVLLHGLGSTRLAWKAVSSALASHAQMLTYDLPGHGDSLDFPEAGPATLAAKAILADLNARGVERIHLAGHSMGGAVAALMALSASELIASLTLLAPGGFGDEINGRLLRRYAAAHAPEEIRACLEMMTGWRHPVQDKTVTELVAMRAIAGQSATLVAMAAAITRDERQGVIPRDRLARLNMPVAVLWGRLDAVLPVHHSDDLPPAFARHVIAGAGHMLPEEEPAFVADILLEQLRNA